A portion of the Bifidobacterium bifidum ATCC 29521 = JCM 1255 = DSM 20456 genome contains these proteins:
- a CDS encoding ABC transporter ATP-binding protein/permease: MLQIKSISKQYKTGDFVQKALDDVSLNLRDSEFVAILGPSGSGKTTLLNIIGGLDRYDSGDLIINGVSTKRYKDRDWNSYRNHTIGFVFQSYNLIPHQTILSNVELALTISGVSRTERRERARKALEQVGLGDHINKKPNQLSGGQMQRVAIARALVNDPDIVLADEPTGALDSDTSVQIMNLLKEVAKDRLVVMVTHNPELAEQYATRTVQLRDGVIRSDSDPYEVEEGASEAPVHKRLGKASMSLATSIALSFNNLRTKKGRTLLTSFAGSIGIIGIALILSVSTGVNAYIDSIQRDTMTAYPITIDSQTFDMTSIMGAQAGGKETGGKSAKNDGIYPDDRSIKQASSLTSSITKNNLADFKKYLDDPNSEVRQYVGETGIQYTYDVKFSVFSHDPDGTLVTANGVTIGAKSDSTSNAARMSSMGQSSSMSDMTSMQMTVLTGKTDTSASPDSFHEIMPGAKDDQLISKVITDNYCVVKGAWPTGKDQVVLVLDDDNKVPLTTLYELGLLKASDYTDMMNKLNDGETVKTPTGKIDYATAMGQKLAMIPAADQYVKDANGDYTYIGDDADAIAERFDSAEQLKIVGVVKPIKDASATPLATGIGYTRALTDELIDHANSSAIVTDQEKDKTRDVLNGLAFSPLDDAAKAADAKTYVASLGVSDKANMAKAVMQSQSAQSAQPGQAGQSAAGGQRMAAMSEQQLADSFDQYIATASQDVLVKIYDQYVSTGTYDDNLAAFGVVSRDAPSTINIYTDSFEDKDHVSKAITDYNKTVPKADKIVYTDYVGLMMSSVTTIINVISYVLIAFVSVSLVVSSIMIGIITYISVLERTKEIGILRAMGASKRNVSQVFNAETGLIGLCAGLIGIGVTLLLLIPGNQVLHHFIGTNDVNAALPVAGAVILVVLSMVLTLIGGLIPSRKAAKQDPATALRTE, translated from the coding sequence GTGCTGCAGATCAAGTCGATTTCCAAGCAATACAAGACCGGCGATTTTGTGCAGAAGGCGTTGGATGACGTCAGCCTGAACCTGCGCGACAGCGAATTCGTGGCGATATTGGGCCCGTCGGGTTCCGGCAAGACCACGCTGCTCAACATCATCGGCGGCCTGGACCGGTACGACAGCGGCGACCTGATCATCAACGGGGTCTCCACCAAACGGTACAAGGACCGTGACTGGAATTCGTACCGCAACCACACGATCGGCTTCGTGTTCCAAAGCTACAACCTGATTCCGCACCAGACGATTCTGTCGAACGTGGAGCTCGCGCTGACGATCTCCGGCGTATCCCGTACCGAACGGCGGGAGCGTGCCCGCAAGGCCCTCGAACAGGTCGGGCTGGGCGACCACATCAACAAGAAGCCGAACCAGCTGTCCGGCGGGCAGATGCAGCGCGTCGCCATCGCCCGCGCCCTGGTCAACGACCCGGACATCGTGCTGGCCGACGAGCCGACCGGAGCGCTCGACTCCGACACGTCCGTGCAGATCATGAACCTGCTCAAGGAGGTGGCGAAGGACCGTCTGGTGGTCATGGTCACACATAATCCCGAGCTCGCCGAGCAGTACGCCACCAGAACCGTCCAGCTGCGCGACGGCGTGATCCGCAGCGATTCCGACCCGTACGAGGTCGAGGAGGGCGCGTCCGAGGCACCCGTACACAAGAGGCTGGGCAAGGCCTCGATGTCGCTCGCCACGTCCATCGCGCTGAGCTTCAACAATCTGAGGACCAAGAAGGGCCGTACGCTGCTCACCTCGTTTGCCGGGTCTATCGGCATCATCGGCATCGCCCTGATCCTGTCGGTTTCCACCGGCGTTAACGCGTACATCGACAGCATCCAGCGCGACACGATGACCGCCTATCCGATCACCATCGACTCGCAGACCTTCGACATGACCAGCATCATGGGCGCCCAGGCGGGCGGCAAGGAGACCGGAGGCAAATCGGCGAAGAACGACGGCATCTACCCGGACGACCGCAGCATCAAGCAGGCCTCCAGCCTGACGAGCAGCATCACGAAGAACAACCTCGCCGATTTCAAGAAGTATCTGGACGACCCCAACAGCGAGGTTCGCCAATATGTCGGCGAAACCGGCATCCAATACACGTACGACGTGAAGTTCTCCGTGTTCAGCCACGATCCCGACGGCACGCTGGTCACCGCGAACGGCGTCACCATCGGTGCCAAGTCCGATTCGACATCGAACGCTGCGCGGATGAGCTCGATGGGCCAGTCGTCGAGCATGTCCGACATGACGAGCATGCAGATGACGGTGCTGACCGGCAAGACCGACACGAGCGCGTCGCCCGACTCGTTCCATGAAATCATGCCGGGGGCGAAGGACGATCAGCTCATCAGCAAGGTCATCACCGACAACTACTGCGTGGTCAAGGGCGCATGGCCGACCGGCAAGGACCAGGTCGTGCTCGTGCTTGACGACGACAACAAGGTACCGCTCACCACGCTGTATGAGCTGGGCCTGCTCAAGGCCAGCGACTACACCGACATGATGAACAAGCTCAACGACGGCGAGACGGTCAAGACACCCACCGGCAAGATCGACTACGCGACGGCGATGGGGCAGAAGCTGGCCATGATACCCGCCGCAGACCAGTACGTGAAGGACGCGAACGGCGACTACACGTACATCGGCGACGACGCGGACGCCATCGCAGAGCGCTTCGACTCGGCGGAGCAGCTGAAGATCGTGGGCGTGGTCAAGCCGATCAAGGACGCCTCCGCCACGCCGCTGGCCACCGGAATCGGCTACACCCGCGCACTGACCGACGAGCTGATCGACCATGCGAACTCCAGCGCCATCGTCACCGACCAGGAGAAGGACAAGACCCGCGACGTGCTCAACGGCCTGGCGTTCTCGCCGTTGGACGACGCGGCGAAGGCCGCTGATGCCAAGACCTATGTGGCCTCGCTCGGCGTGAGCGACAAGGCGAACATGGCCAAGGCCGTGATGCAGTCGCAGTCAGCGCAGTCGGCTCAGCCCGGGCAGGCCGGGCAGTCAGCCGCGGGCGGGCAGCGGATGGCGGCGATGAGCGAGCAGCAGCTCGCCGACAGCTTCGACCAGTACATCGCCACCGCCTCGCAGGACGTGCTGGTCAAGATCTACGACCAGTACGTCTCGACCGGCACGTATGACGACAACCTCGCCGCGTTCGGCGTGGTGAGCCGGGACGCGCCCTCGACGATCAACATCTACACCGACAGCTTCGAGGACAAGGACCACGTGTCCAAGGCCATCACCGACTACAACAAGACCGTGCCCAAGGCCGACAAGATCGTCTACACCGATTACGTCGGCCTGATGATGAGCTCGGTGACGACGATCATCAACGTGATCTCCTATGTGCTGATCGCGTTCGTGTCCGTGTCGCTGGTGGTGTCGTCGATCATGATCGGCATCATCACGTACATCTCGGTGCTGGAACGCACCAAGGAGATCGGCATCCTGCGCGCGATGGGCGCCTCGAAGCGCAATGTGTCGCAGGTGTTCAACGCGGAGACCGGACTCATCGGCCTGTGCGCCGGCCTGATCGGCATAGGCGTGACGCTGCTGCTGCTCATACCGGGCAACCAGGTGCTGCACCATTTCATCGGCACCAACGACGTGAACGCCGCGCTGCCGGTGGCCGGAGCGGTGATCCTGGTGGTGCTCAGCATGGTGCTCACCCTTATCGGCGGCCTGATTCCGTCGCGCAAGGCCGCCAAGCAGGACCCGGCCACCGCGCTGCGCACCGAATAG
- a CDS encoding glycerate kinase, with amino-acid sequence MRYLCAPDSFKESLTAAEAARAMAEGIRRGDPDAEIRCLPMADGGEGTARALADATGGTMLTASAHDPLGRPVQAGLALLGDGRTAVVETAAASGLALLRPSERDPKATTSYGTGELIRAALDAGAETIIVGLGGSATNDAGCGLLQALGVRLLDHDGRDVRPGGAALAEVERVDLSGLDRRLGDVHVIAACDVTNPLTGPEGASAVFGPQKGASREDVTLLDGALRHVSSVIERALAEQVPAERNGDGGKVEAAVAESSSPGHRSRPDHRTRTPIADHPGAGAAGGIGMALLAVLHADFRPGIDLVIEQSGLDAAAQWADIVFTGEGSIDAQTMFGKTPVGVASVAKRHGKPVIAIAGHVGDGIECLHGRGIDAVFGAAPGAASLDELLRDARANVARTAEQVTRLMRIVRSH; translated from the coding sequence ATGCGATACCTATGTGCGCCTGATTCCTTCAAGGAGAGCCTGACCGCCGCCGAGGCGGCACGGGCCATGGCCGAAGGCATCCGCCGCGGCGACCCCGACGCCGAAATACGATGCCTGCCCATGGCTGACGGGGGAGAGGGAACCGCGCGGGCGCTGGCCGACGCCACCGGCGGCACAATGCTGACGGCCAGCGCGCACGATCCCCTCGGACGCCCAGTGCAGGCCGGGCTCGCGCTGCTCGGCGACGGCCGCACCGCGGTCGTGGAGACCGCCGCCGCCAGCGGACTGGCGCTGCTGCGCCCATCCGAACGCGACCCGAAGGCCACGACGTCATACGGCACGGGCGAACTGATCCGGGCCGCGCTCGACGCCGGCGCCGAGACGATCATCGTCGGGCTCGGCGGCAGCGCCACCAACGACGCGGGCTGCGGTCTCCTGCAGGCGTTGGGGGTGCGGCTGCTTGACCATGACGGGCGTGACGTGCGGCCGGGCGGGGCGGCGCTCGCCGAAGTGGAGCGCGTTGACCTAAGCGGCCTGGACAGACGGCTTGGCGACGTGCATGTCATCGCCGCCTGCGATGTGACCAATCCGCTGACCGGCCCCGAGGGCGCCAGCGCGGTGTTCGGCCCGCAGAAGGGCGCGAGTCGCGAAGACGTGACGCTGTTGGACGGCGCCCTGCGGCACGTCTCGTCGGTCATCGAACGTGCGCTCGCTGAACAGGTGCCCGCCGAACGGAATGGCGATGGCGGAAAAGTCGAAGCGGCCGTGGCTGAATCATCGTCTCCTGGCCACCGTTCCCGTCCTGACCACCGTACCCGCACGCCCATCGCCGATCATCCCGGAGCAGGGGCGGCGGGCGGCATCGGCATGGCGCTGCTCGCCGTGCTGCACGCCGATTTTCGCCCGGGTATCGACTTGGTGATCGAGCAGTCCGGGCTGGATGCCGCCGCGCAATGGGCGGACATCGTGTTCACCGGCGAAGGTTCGATTGACGCGCAGACCATGTTCGGCAAGACGCCGGTCGGGGTCGCCTCCGTGGCGAAGCGGCACGGCAAACCGGTGATTGCTATCGCCGGCCACGTCGGCGACGGCATCGAGTGTCTGCACGGGCGCGGCATCGATGCGGTCTTCGGTGCCGCGCCGGGTGCCGCGAGTCTCGATGAGCTGCTGCGCGACGCCCGTGCGAACGTGGCCCGCACCGCCGAACAGGTCACGCGGCTGATGCGAATCGTGCGCTCGCATTAG
- a CDS encoding 3'-5' exonuclease, which yields MLPDGTLPDDYVVLDLETTGVSWYRDTIIEFGAVKVVDRKPVDTYQQLVNPMRNLNPFITQLTGITPDMLEPAPTLDTVLPDFLRWCGDDAMIGHNIMQFDIKFIDLAAQRILHHAVPNRIIDTLQMSRSMYPQYNRHRLVDLIQRFDIADVEEHRALSDAEQTQMCFEYMRDEQRRRDC from the coding sequence ATGCTGCCCGACGGGACACTGCCCGACGATTATGTCGTACTGGATCTGGAAACCACCGGTGTCAGCTGGTATCGGGACACCATCATCGAGTTCGGAGCGGTGAAGGTCGTCGACCGCAAGCCCGTCGACACCTATCAGCAGTTGGTCAATCCGATGCGCAACCTCAATCCGTTCATCACGCAGCTGACCGGCATCACGCCGGACATGCTCGAACCGGCACCGACGCTGGACACCGTGCTGCCCGACTTCCTGCGCTGGTGCGGCGACGACGCGATGATCGGGCACAACATCATGCAGTTCGACATCAAGTTCATCGACCTGGCGGCGCAGCGCATCCTGCACCATGCGGTGCCGAACCGCATCATCGATACGTTGCAGATGAGCCGGAGCATGTACCCGCAGTACAACCGACACCGGCTGGTCGACCTGATCCAGCGTTTCGACATCGCCGACGTCGAGGAGCACCGCGCGCTGTCGGACGCCGAGCAGACACAGATGTGCTTCGAATACATGCGCGACGAGCAGCGTCGCAGAGACTGCTGA
- a CDS encoding FAD-dependent oxidoreductase — protein MTTVAIVGCTHAGTFAATSILKQHPDWTVHVFERNDSLSFLSCGIALWVGDHVSDPKRMFYSSPKALAEAGATMHMRHDVLDVDVAGKVLRARDMNTGEVGEYRYDKLVITTGSAPVVPPIDGLDEALESGRVLLCKNWDHAMAIKERAGSAKSAVVIGAGYIGAEIAEQFSEIGVKTTLVDALDRVLANNFDATITDDVEQAFDEHGVTLALGQKVTAFRPAAGSDGIEGSGVTVVTEKGEYTADMAILGAGFRPNTALFADQLRMLKNGAIVIDDYMRASLPDNTVLDDVFAAGDSATVRYNPTGADDYIPLATNAVRQGLLIGENIVAATKRYPGTQATSAVQLYDLAMSATGLTAGGAKRRGIAAKSTTITQDYRPDFMLTTTPVTTTLVWSPVTRRILGAQFLSKHDISQAANVVSVAIQAGFTIDQLAGADLFFQPNFSQPINFVGAVAIQAVAES, from the coding sequence ATGACCACCGTAGCCATCGTCGGATGCACTCACGCGGGAACGTTCGCCGCCACATCCATCCTCAAGCAGCATCCCGACTGGACGGTCCACGTATTCGAACGCAACGACTCGCTGTCGTTCCTTTCCTGCGGCATCGCGCTGTGGGTCGGCGACCACGTGTCCGACCCGAAGCGCATGTTCTATTCGTCGCCGAAGGCCCTCGCCGAAGCCGGTGCCACGATGCACATGCGCCACGACGTGCTCGATGTGGATGTCGCCGGCAAGGTGTTGCGCGCCCGTGACATGAACACCGGGGAAGTCGGCGAATACCGATACGACAAACTGGTGATCACCACCGGTTCCGCGCCCGTGGTGCCGCCGATCGACGGGCTGGACGAGGCGCTCGAATCGGGACGCGTGCTGCTGTGCAAGAACTGGGACCATGCGATGGCGATCAAGGAGCGCGCGGGCAGCGCGAAATCGGCCGTCGTGATCGGCGCGGGGTACATCGGCGCGGAGATCGCCGAGCAGTTCAGCGAAATCGGCGTGAAGACCACGCTGGTGGATGCGCTGGACCGCGTGCTGGCGAACAATTTCGACGCGACCATCACCGATGACGTGGAGCAGGCGTTCGACGAGCATGGCGTGACCCTGGCGCTCGGCCAGAAGGTGACGGCGTTCCGGCCGGCGGCCGGCAGCGACGGGATCGAGGGCTCCGGCGTGACCGTGGTCACCGAGAAGGGCGAGTACACGGCCGATATGGCGATCCTGGGCGCCGGATTCCGCCCGAACACCGCGTTGTTCGCGGATCAGCTGCGTATGCTGAAGAACGGGGCGATCGTCATCGACGACTACATGCGCGCCTCATTGCCGGACAACACGGTGCTCGACGACGTGTTCGCGGCGGGCGACAGCGCCACGGTCCGATACAACCCGACCGGCGCGGACGATTACATCCCGCTCGCCACCAATGCGGTGCGGCAGGGGCTGCTCATCGGCGAGAACATCGTCGCCGCGACGAAGCGGTATCCCGGCACGCAGGCCACCAGCGCAGTGCAGTTGTACGATCTGGCGATGTCCGCCACGGGACTCACCGCCGGCGGCGCGAAACGCCGAGGCATCGCCGCGAAATCGACGACGATCACGCAGGATTACCGCCCCGATTTCATGCTCACCACCACGCCGGTGACGACCACGCTGGTGTGGAGCCCGGTCACCCGGCGCATCCTGGGTGCGCAGTTCCTGTCGAAGCATGACATCTCGCAGGCGGCGAACGTCGTGTCCGTGGCCATTCAGGCGGGGTTCACGATCGATCAGCTCGCCGGCGCCGACCTGTTCTTCCAGCCGAACTTCAGCCAGCCGATCAATTTCGTCGGAGCCGTGGCCATTCAGGCAGTGGCCGAAAGCTGA
- a CDS encoding GNAT family N-acetyltransferase — protein sequence MIRHADMSDLDALAALESECFPPAEAASRDAIADRLRTYADHFWLLFDDDRLTAAINGMVTDEPDLVDAMYADTSMHDERGAWQMLFSVCTDPGSRRERRASRLMRSVIEDARDAGRDGLVLTCKEPLIGFYERFGYRDEGVCGSRHGGAAWHQMRLDFRRERQQSCCPQGR from the coding sequence ATGATACGACACGCCGATATGAGCGATCTGGATGCGCTGGCAGCGCTCGAATCCGAATGCTTTCCGCCGGCGGAGGCGGCGAGCCGCGACGCCATCGCCGACCGGTTGCGCACATACGCCGACCATTTCTGGCTGCTGTTCGACGACGACCGGCTGACGGCGGCCATCAACGGCATGGTCACCGACGAGCCGGATCTGGTCGATGCCATGTATGCGGACACGTCCATGCATGACGAGCGCGGCGCGTGGCAGATGCTGTTCAGCGTGTGCACCGACCCCGGGAGCCGACGGGAGAGGCGGGCGAGCCGCCTCATGCGCTCCGTCATCGAAGACGCGCGCGATGCCGGGCGAGACGGCCTGGTGCTGACGTGCAAGGAACCCCTGATCGGCTTCTATGAGCGTTTCGGGTACCGGGACGAGGGCGTCTGCGGTTCCCGTCACGGCGGCGCGGCTTGGCATCAGATGCGTCTGGACTTTCGGCGGGAGCGGCAGCAGTCGTGTTGTCCACAGGGACGATAG
- a CDS encoding aldo/keto reductase: MFEPTGTYAPATTRYDTMLYKRCGASGLKLPAISLGFWRNFGDITPYDQMKALVLTAFDHGITHFDLANNYGPEPGAAEKNAGRLIRQYLAAHRDELVISTKAGYEMWSGPYGDWGSRKYLLASLDQSLERLGLDYVDIFYHHRPDPETPLEETMGALAQAVASGKALYVGLSNYDGPQLERAATILDELHVPFIINQNKYNIFDRTVERNGLKDTAKHLGKGLITFCPLAQGLLTDRYLNGIPADSRVAHDPRFLHADDVTRVHGQIMALNEIAKQRGQTLAEMSLAWLLHDDAVTSVLAGASKPQQIIDNIGALKNTDFSDEELKAIDEISMQ; this comes from the coding sequence ATGTTCGAACCCACCGGCACCTACGCGCCCGCCACGACGCGCTACGACACCATGCTGTACAAGCGCTGCGGCGCCAGCGGCCTGAAGCTCCCGGCCATATCGCTGGGCTTCTGGCGCAACTTCGGCGACATCACGCCCTACGACCAGATGAAGGCCCTGGTGCTCACCGCATTCGACCACGGCATCACGCACTTCGACCTGGCCAACAACTACGGCCCCGAACCCGGCGCCGCGGAGAAGAACGCGGGACGGCTGATCCGGCAATACCTCGCCGCCCACCGCGACGAACTGGTCATCAGCACCAAGGCCGGCTACGAGATGTGGTCGGGCCCGTACGGCGATTGGGGCAGCCGCAAATACCTGCTCGCCTCACTCGACCAGAGCCTGGAACGCCTGGGACTCGACTACGTCGACATCTTCTACCATCACCGTCCGGACCCCGAGACTCCTTTGGAGGAAACGATGGGCGCGCTCGCCCAGGCCGTCGCCAGCGGCAAGGCGCTCTATGTGGGCCTGTCGAACTACGACGGGCCACAGCTGGAGCGGGCGGCGACGATCCTCGATGAACTGCACGTGCCGTTCATCATCAACCAGAACAAATACAACATCTTCGACCGCACCGTCGAGCGCAACGGGCTCAAGGACACCGCCAAGCACCTGGGCAAGGGTCTCATCACGTTCTGCCCGCTCGCGCAGGGTCTGCTGACCGACCGGTATCTCAACGGCATCCCCGCGGATTCGCGCGTGGCGCACGATCCGCGCTTCCTGCACGCCGACGACGTGACGCGCGTCCACGGCCAGATCATGGCCCTGAACGAGATCGCCAAGCAGCGCGGGCAGACGCTCGCCGAGATGTCGCTCGCCTGGCTGCTGCACGACGACGCCGTGACCAGCGTGCTCGCCGGCGCATCCAAGCCGCAGCAAATCATCGACAACATCGGGGCGCTGAAGAACACGGACTTCAGCGACGAGGAGCTGAAAGCCATCGACGAGATCTCCATGCAGTGA
- a CDS encoding cation-translocating P-type ATPase: MTGLTTSEVEERRARGEGETGARSVTKSTGAILRENICTLFNALNFAIAILLFAVGAYSNMLFIAIIILNIVIGIAQEFKAKKLVDELTILNQPHAVVLRDGKETTIEAGDIVKDDVMVLDSGKQICNDAVVIDGRLEVNESLLTGESDSIDKTAGSELYSGSSVISGRAYARVTHVGDENYTNSLINEVRQEKRVHSELLDSMRKVTRFTSFLIIPLGVLLFVEAMFLRRSGTYDAVVSSAAALLGMLPKGLVLLISVSLATGVIRLAKAKILVQNIYSLETLAHVDVLCLDKTGTLTDGNMSVDRIVPLGERGAAEDSDALLRAYLDASEDNNVTIAALRAHFGADDSTADAGQPAAPASDGRFAAQAIIPFSSKRKWGAITMRAAAGAADAPRHAQEGESAATATGTVFLGAPERILGANLPDEAAALMGQGLRLIAVGYLPGAWTDEERLPDALQPMFLIALRDNIRPRAKETLAYFRDQGVDVKVISGDHPDTVAAVARQAGLERWRDVIDMTSVPADAPDSTFDDVAGRYTVFSRVTPKQKRQLVQAMQRAGHQVAMTGDGVNDLLALREADCSIAIASGSDAARQISQVVLLDSDFTYLPQVVLEGRKVVNNVTRTAAVFFIKTIYSVLVSFFCLALNVPFPFIPIQITLVDACIEAWPSFLTIFESDTRRIRGRFLPTALGKAAPFAIVVTGMIIAFSLIAPFGETQNRTVMFALLVAASMVAVIKSCVPFTKIRVFVCVTMVLGAPFALLILPHLFEVVAMTGPMWAWFAVAFVVMMAVTAAIIAAQRAWLRSRR; the protein is encoded by the coding sequence ATGACAGGACTCACTACATCTGAAGTCGAAGAACGCCGCGCGCGAGGCGAGGGCGAAACCGGGGCGCGAAGCGTCACCAAATCGACAGGCGCGATACTGCGCGAGAACATCTGCACGCTGTTCAACGCACTGAACTTCGCTATAGCGATACTGCTGTTCGCGGTCGGCGCGTACTCCAACATGCTGTTCATCGCGATCATCATCCTCAACATCGTCATCGGCATCGCGCAGGAATTCAAGGCGAAGAAACTCGTCGACGAGCTGACGATCCTCAACCAGCCGCACGCGGTGGTGCTGCGCGACGGCAAGGAGACGACCATCGAGGCCGGCGACATCGTCAAGGACGATGTCATGGTGCTGGATTCCGGCAAGCAGATCTGCAACGACGCCGTGGTCATCGACGGCCGTCTGGAAGTCAACGAATCGCTGCTGACCGGCGAAAGCGACTCCATCGACAAGACCGCCGGCAGCGAGCTGTATTCCGGCAGCTCGGTGATTTCCGGCCGCGCGTACGCCCGTGTGACGCACGTCGGCGACGAGAACTACACGAATTCGCTGATCAACGAGGTGCGCCAGGAGAAGCGCGTGCACTCCGAGCTGCTGGATTCGATGCGCAAGGTCACCCGGTTCACCAGCTTCCTGATCATCCCGCTGGGCGTGCTGCTGTTCGTCGAGGCGATGTTCCTGCGGCGCTCCGGCACGTACGACGCCGTGGTGTCGTCCGCCGCGGCGCTGCTCGGCATGCTGCCGAAGGGACTGGTGCTGCTGATCTCCGTGTCGCTGGCCACCGGCGTGATCCGCCTCGCGAAGGCCAAGATCCTCGTGCAGAACATCTATTCGCTGGAGACGCTGGCGCATGTGGACGTGCTGTGCCTCGACAAGACCGGCACGCTGACGGACGGCAACATGAGCGTGGACCGGATCGTGCCGCTCGGCGAGCGCGGTGCCGCCGAGGATTCCGACGCGCTGCTGCGCGCCTACCTGGACGCCAGCGAGGACAACAACGTGACCATCGCGGCGCTGCGCGCCCATTTCGGTGCCGACGACTCCACCGCCGATGCCGGGCAGCCCGCGGCGCCCGCCAGTGACGGCCGTTTCGCCGCGCAGGCCATCATCCCGTTCTCATCGAAGCGCAAATGGGGCGCCATCACGATGCGCGCAGCGGCTGGTGCGGCAGACGCGCCTCGCCACGCGCAGGAGGGCGAGTCGGCCGCGACGGCGACCGGAACCGTGTTCCTGGGCGCCCCGGAGCGCATCCTTGGCGCGAACCTGCCCGATGAGGCGGCCGCGCTGATGGGTCAGGGACTGCGTCTGATCGCCGTCGGATACCTGCCCGGCGCGTGGACGGACGAGGAGCGTCTGCCGGATGCGCTGCAGCCGATGTTCCTGATCGCGCTGCGCGACAACATCCGCCCGCGGGCCAAGGAGACGCTGGCGTACTTCCGCGACCAGGGCGTCGACGTGAAGGTCATCTCCGGCGACCATCCCGACACCGTCGCCGCCGTCGCCCGGCAGGCCGGCCTGGAGCGTTGGCGTGACGTCATCGACATGACCTCGGTGCCGGCGGACGCCCCGGATTCCACGTTCGACGACGTCGCCGGCCGATACACGGTGTTCTCTCGCGTCACCCCCAAGCAGAAGCGCCAGCTGGTGCAGGCGATGCAGCGGGCCGGGCATCAGGTCGCGATGACCGGCGACGGCGTGAATGACCTGCTCGCCCTGCGCGAGGCCGACTGCTCGATCGCCATCGCCTCCGGGTCGGACGCCGCGCGCCAGATCTCGCAGGTCGTGCTGCTCGACTCCGATTTCACCTACCTGCCGCAGGTGGTGCTGGAGGGCCGCAAGGTCGTCAACAACGTGACCCGCACGGCCGCCGTGTTCTTCATCAAGACGATCTACTCGGTGCTGGTGTCGTTCTTCTGCCTGGCTTTGAACGTCCCGTTCCCGTTCATTCCGATCCAGATCACGCTTGTCGATGCCTGCATCGAGGCGTGGCCGTCGTTCCTGACGATATTCGAATCGGACACGCGACGCATCCGCGGCCGGTTCCTGCCCACTGCGCTCGGCAAGGCGGCGCCGTTCGCGATCGTCGTCACCGGCATGATCATCGCATTCAGCCTCATCGCTCCGTTCGGCGAGACGCAGAACCGCACGGTCATGTTCGCGCTGCTGGTCGCCGCGTCGATGGTCGCCGTGATCAAGAGCTGCGTGCCGTTCACGAAGATCCGCGTGTTCGTCTGCGTGACGATGGTGCTGGGTGCCCCGTTCGCGCTGCTCATCCTGCCGCACCTGTTCGAAGTGGTTGCGATGACCGGCCCGATGTGGGCATGGTTCGCGGTGGCGTTCGTGGTGATGATGGCCGTCACCGCCGCGATCATCGCGGCGCAGCGGGCATGGCTGCGGTCACGGCGCTGA